A stretch of DNA from Deltaproteobacteria bacterium:
GGGGGCAAATCGAGGCAAAACTAAGGACCCTATTAACCGCGAGAGCAAAATGTAATCTGATATAACTTCGCAAAAAACTGTAACTCATTACGAAAAAAACGATCTATCCTCCGCTGCCCTGCTTCCAGGGCAGTTGTTCAGAGGTTCCTGAAGTAGCAACTAACCGCGGCTGAGAAAAATCTTTTCCCCTTCGGTTCTGGTTCCGCGTCCGCGGGAGTGACGCCTATCGGAGCCTCGAACGACTCTGCGAAGTTTTGCAAACTACAGTAGTTTCGCCATGACCTCTTTGGCGATCAAGCCGAGCGCGCGGCGGCGGTCGGGGCCAACGATTTCCCAAACGATCGGCAACGTGAGGCCCGTGCCGATAAATGCTTGCACTCCTTGAACAACCTGATCCGGCGTGCCCGCGATGGTAACCTTGCGGACAAGATCATCATCCAGTTCCGCCGCCGCTTTCGCCACACCCAGGGTCTCGACTTTTTCTCTCACCGCAGCAATTTCCGCCGCGGTCACGCCGGCGTGGCGGAGCATTTCGGAATGGCGCGTCGCCAATTTTTGCGCGACAAACCGTTTAGCCGCGTCCAGGGCTTTTTTTTCGTTCTCATCCACCGAAATCAGCAGATAAGCCGCGACGCCGAACTTTTCTAGCGATCGACTCGAACGCGTCAATCCTTCCGTGATGAACGGCATCGCGTATTCAACGAAGCCCGGCGTGCAAGGATAGTTGAACAGGACACCGTCGGCGTACTGCCCCGCGAGCCTGAGCATTGCCGGTCCGGTGGCGCCAACATAAATTGGTAACTCGCCGCAGGGATCAAGATCGAGCCGGCTCCCCGGCGGCGGAATCTTAAATATCCTCCCGTCATACTGAACCCGTTGGCCGCTCAAGATTCCTTTGATGATCTCGATCGACTCCTTGACTAACTGCGTCGTGCCTGCGCTATCGAGTGCGTGTTTGCGCAGGGCGTTTAAGACCCGGCCGATACCGAGAATCACTCTGCCGCGCGCCACTTCATCAAGAGAGGCCGCGTCCATCGCCAAGAGCGCGGGATGTTTGGTGTGCGGGCTCAAAATACCGAGAGCGATTTTTATTTTGCTCGTAGCTGCGGCAATCAACGTCGCCCGAACTATGGCGCTTCTTGAATGGTATCCCTCGGACAGCCAGAAGCTATGGTACCCCAGAGCGTCGGCCGCTTTGGCAAGCTCCAGCGTCTCGCTCATGGAGGTGACGCCATCCGTACCGACACCTAAACTTTCGAAGCCGTTGCTAGCCAT
This window harbors:
- a CDS encoding LLM class flavin-dependent oxidoreductase; the protein is MASNGFESLGVGTDGVTSMSETLELAKAADALGYHSFWLSEGYHSRSAIVRATLIAAATSKIKIALGILSPHTKHPALLAMDAASLDEVARGRVILGIGRVLNALRKHALDSAGTTQLVKESIEIIKGILSGQRVQYDGRIFKIPPPGSRLDLDPCGELPIYVGATGPAMLRLAGQYADGVLFNYPCTPGFVEYAMPFITEGLTRSSRSLEKFGVAAYLLISVDENEKKALDAAKRFVAQKLATRHSEMLRHAGVTAAEIAAVREKVETLGVAKAAAELDDDLVRKVTIAGTPDQVVQGVQAFIGTGLTLPIVWEIVGPDRRRALGLIAKEVMAKLL